The Ralstonia insidiosa region CGATTCCCAGCGCATGCGAGATGAAGCCAGCATCGTTGGTTTCGAATGCGCCGGCCATGAACGTGGCGATGGCTTCGTCAGAGGTCAGATCCTCAGCCGGATCATAGGTCGTCAACTTGTCGGTCATGTCATTCGCTCCATTGCGCAGCGAGGCGCTTGGCCGTGTTGATGTCCTTGGCCTGCGTGCTTTTATCACCACCGCAAAGCAGGATAACGATCGTGCTGCCTCGCTGATGGAAATAAATGCGATATCCAGGCCCGTAGTGGATGCGCAGCTCACTAATGCCTTGTCCGACCGGTTCGGCATCGCCAACGTGGCCATAACCCAAACGGGCCAACCGCAAGGCGATGGCAGCGCGAGCGCGCTCGTCCTTGAGCTTTGTGCGCCACTTTCGGAACGTCTCGGTTTGCTTGAGCTCGATCACAGAATTGTGGTTTATAAACTACTGATATGCAAGAGGGGGATGGCGAGCCAGCCTGATGGCTGATCGCGGAACAGACGATGTCGAGACTGCGACGTCAGCTGCCGGCACCACGAAGGCGGGTGCGTAAATGGTAGTGATCGGTTTCTGTCTGTAAATTGCCCGGCGTCTGATTTGCGAAGCCTTGGCGTGATGACCTGCATTACGCGTTGCGACGCCGCAGGCGTAGCAAGATTCGCGCGATAATGATCGACTTTCCCGCCTTTCCCTTGCTGCCCCCGCCATGACCGGACTCACCACCGCCCTCCTGCACGCCGACCGCGAAGCCGGCTCCGAGCACTACGCTGTCCACAAGCCGCTCCATACGTCCACCACCTATGGCTATACGGATACGCGCGAGCTGATCGACGTGTTCCAGGGCAAGCCCGGCTACACGTACGCGCGCCAGGGCAACCCGACCACGGCGGCGCTGGAAGCCAAGATCACCATGATGGAGGGTGGCCTGGCCACCGCGTGCTTCGCCACCGGCATGGCCGGCATCGTGGCGGTGTTCTCGACCCTGCTGCGCGCGGGCGACCACGTGGTCTCCAGCGCCTTCCTGTTCGGCAATACCAACAGCGTGTTCGAGACGCTGCGCCACATGGGTGTGGAGGTGACGTTTGTCGATGCCACCTCGGCACAGGCCGTGGCCGACGCCGTGCAGCCGAACACGCGCCTCGTCTTCGTGGAAACCATCGCCAACCCGCGCACACAGGTGGCCGACCTCAAGGGCATCGGCGACATCTGCAAGGCGCGCGGCCTGCTGTACGTGATCGACAGCACGATGACTTCGCCGTGGCTGTTCCGTGGGCGTGATGCACAGGCCAGCCTCGTGGTGCATTCGCTGTCCAAGTACATCGGCGGGCACGGCAACGCGCTGGGCGGCGCGGTGGTCGACACCGGTCTGTTTGATTGGACCACGTATCCGAACATCTTCCCGGCCTATCGCAAAGCCAAGCCGGAAATGCAGGGCATCCAGCAGATCCGCAAGAAGGGTCTGCGCGATCAGGGCGCGACGCTCATTGCCGATGCCGCACACCGCATTGCTGTGGGCGCTGAAACCATGGCCCTGCGCGTGGACCGCACCTGCAGCAACGCGCTGGCACTGGCTCGCACGCTGGCCGCGCATCCGAAGGTGGCACGCGTCTACTACCCCGGCCTGCCGGAGCACCCCGAGCATGCCCGTGCCACCGAGCTGTTCCGCCACTACGGCGGCCTGCTGAGCTTCGAGCTGGTGGAAGGCGCGGACTATGTGGAGATGCTCAACCACCTGCGCTTTGCCGTGCGTGCCACCCACCTGGGCGACACGCGCACGCTGGTGATTCCGGTGGCGCCGACCATCTATTGGGAAATGGGCGCCGAGCGCCGTGCGTCGATGGGCATTGCCGATTCGCTGGTGCGTGTGTCGGTCGGCATTGAAGATGAAGCCGACCTGCTGGCCGACTTCACCCAGGCGCTGGACGCCATTACCGTTCAGGCGTAAGCCGGCTTGTGCCGCAGCACGCGCATCAGCAACGCAGCGGCACACAGGTAGAGGGCCATCACGAATGCAAGCCCGGGCACGGGGGAGCCGGTCGCACCGGTAATCCAGGTCGTGATCGACGGCATGACGGATGGCCCGAGATTCCCCAGGCTGCTAATGAGGGCGATGCCGCCTGCGGCGGTCTTGCGCGGCACGTACTCGCTTACGGCAGCAAAGAAGAGCGGCGTGGTGGACGATTTACCCACCGCGACTACCGCCAGCGCCACGATGGACCACACCAAGTGTCCTTTGGCGAAGATCGTCAGGAACAGGCCCAATGCGGCGAGTAGCGCCATGCAGGCAAAGTGCCGGCGGCGTTCTTGGTGACGATCGGAACTCCGGCCCACCAGCACCATGCTGGCCGCGCCCACCACGGCGGGAATGCCGGCCAGCAATCCGACCACGAACACGTCTGCCACGCCCCAGCTCTTGATGAGCGTCGGTGTCCAGAACACCACCGCATAGCTCGCGCCCAGAAACAGGAAGTACGTGAGCGACAACAGATAGACCTTCGGATCACGCAGCAGGCTACCCAGCGCACCGTGCCCGGCCCGGGTGGTGTCCTGGCTCAGCAGGCGGCGCAGCGTGTGCTTCTCCCCTTGCGTGAGCCAGGCGGCGTCTTCGGGGCGGTCTTTCAGCGTGAAATAGGCCACGATGCCAAGCAACGGCGCCGGCAGGCCGTGCACCACAAACAGCCACTGCCAGCCATGCAAGTCGAGTACGCCGTCCATGAACTTCATGAGCCAGCCTGAAGCCGGCCCGGCGATGATGCCGGCAATCGGCAGGGCGACCATGAAGGTTGAGATGGCCTTGGCGCGCCGGCTGCTGGGGTACCAGTAAGTCAGGTACAGAATGACGCCCGGAAAGAACCCCGCCTCGAATGCACCCAACGCAAAGCGCAGCGCATAGAACTGCATGGGCGTCTGCACGAAGATCATGGCGGCCGCGCACAGGCCCCAGCACACCATGATGCGCAGCAGCGTCTTGCGCGCGCCGATCCGCTCCAGGATCAGGTTGCTCGGCACTTCAAACAGGAAGTAGCCGACAAAGAAAATGCCCGCCCCCGCCGCGTACACCGCATCGCTAAACGGCAGCGCATGCTTCATCTGCAACTGCGCAAAGCCGATGTTGATCCGGTCCAGGTAGGCAATGACGTAGCACGTGATGAGCAATGGCAACAGGTGCCAGTTGACCTTGGTAAAGAGTGCGTCGTCATTAGGTTGCGCTAGGGGGCGCAAGTCGGCTGGCGCCAACGTTTTTTCCATGCATGTCTCCTTTGTTGTCCGCGCGCCATGTTTGGCATGCGTGCCGAGGCCCATGGCTTTGTGGTGCCTCGATCAAAGGATGGTGCTTGGAATGTCGTCCGGTTGTGCGGCGCTCAACCAATCCTTACGTTGTTGTTGCGCTTTGGCAGGTCAGTGGAAGAAGAGGGCGCGCATGCCAAAGGTGTGGTGTGCCTCTGCGGCCATCAGCACCATCAACACCAGCAGGGCCAGGGGCGGCATCAGGATGGCGTAGACCAATGCCAGCCGCTCCCACACCATGTGCATGAACACCGATACGATCAGGCCCGCCTTGGCAACCATCAGCACGATGATCAGTGTCCAGCGCGTCAGGCCTTCCACGCGAAAGTAGTCCACCAGGTACGACAGGGTGCTCAGCACGAATAGCAGCCCCCAGATTTTCAAGTAGATGCCGATGGGGTGCTGCTGGCCATGTGCGGCAGCGGAAGCCTCATGGCCGTGAGCGGCGTCGGTGTGGTCCATGGTCTGCCTCACCACAAGTAGAACAGCGCAAAGATGAATACCCAGACGAGATCGACGAAGTGCCAGTACAGGCCGGCGATCTCAACAATCTGGAAGTTGCCTTGCTCAGCAAAGCCTGGCTGCAGGATCTTGCGCGCGATCACCAGCAGGTAGATCACGCCGCAGGTCACGTGAAAGCCGTGGAACCCGGTAATCATGAAGAAGCACGCGCCAAACTGTGCCGCACCTAGCGGGTTGCCCCATGGGCGGATGCCTTCATGCACGATCAGCTTGGTCCATTCGAACGCCTGCATCGAGACAAAGGCTGCGCCCAGCAAGGCTGTGGCCAGCATCAACAACGCCGCCCGCTTGGCGTCGCGCCGGTAGCCGAAGTTGACCGCCATCGCCATCGTGCCGCTGCTGCTGATGAGTACGAACGTCATGATGGCAATGAGGAGCAACGGCACTTCGACGCCACCCACCGACAGCCCGAACACCTTGGATGGATCAGGCCACGGCACGGTGGTCGACATGCGCACCGTCATGTAGCCGATCAGGAAGCTGCTGAAGACGAAGGTGTCCGACAGCAGGAAGATCCACATCATGGCCTTGCCCCACGGCACCTTGAAGGTTTCGCGGTCGCCTGACCAGTCGGTGACGATGCCGGGCCAGCCTTCAGGTAAGGCCTTGGCGGAATCGGTCGGGAGCGTGGGGGTGCTCATGGTGTGGCTCCAGTCAGCGGCCCGCAGATGGCGGTGACGAATGCTGGGGTGATCCACCACATCGCCGCCAGCAGCACGAGCCACACGGCCAGCAGGAAATGCCAGTACGTTGTGCAGAGAGCGACGGCGCGCTGGGTGCGATCCATGTTGCCGCGCAGGCGTGCAATCGTCACAACCAGGACGACAAGCCCGCCGATGACGTGCGCCGCATGCAGACCGGTGAAAACATACAGGAAACTGTTGGAAGGGTTGGCCGCCACACCTTGGCCGCTGGCAGATAGCTGTTGCCAAGCGTTCCATTGGCCGAAAACGAACAACGCCGCGAGTGCACCGCCCGCCAGCAGCCAGACCGTGCGGCGCGATGCTGTGCGCCGTGCAAGCTCCATCGCCGCACTCGCCAGCGCAAGCGCACCGGTGTTCCACCACAGCAGCACGGGGTGCGGCACGGGCATCCAATCCGCTTCACGCATGCGCATTGCATAAGCGAGGATCAGCAGCGAGAACAATGCCGTCACGACGCCCATGAAGACGCGCAACCCCGTTTTTTCCACATCCTGGCCAGCGCTTGGTAGAACGGGCGATGCATCTGGAACGAAGTGGCGGGGCAGGGTCGTCATGCGCGCACCCCGCCAGCGTGGAGGATGTCGGCTTCCGTCTCGGGTGCACCGGTGGGCGGCTCGTTCTGTGGCACGAAGTCTTCTGCGCGATTGGGCGGGCTGTATTCATATGCCCAGCGATAGACCACCGGTAGCGTCGCCCCCCAGTTGCCGTGCACGGGCGGTGTCTGCGGGGTCTGCCATTCAAGCGTGGTGGCGCGCCACGGGTTGCCGCCGGCCTGTTTGCCGCGCACCAGGCTCCACGCCAGATTGATCAGGAACAGCAACTGCGCGGCACCGACGATGAACGCAATGATGCTGATGAAGGTATTCAGCGTCTGCGCCGATGGCGGAATGAAGCTGTAGCCCTCATAGGCGTAATACCGGCGCGGCATGCCCAGCACACCGAGGTAGTGCATCGGAAAGTAGATCAGGTACGTGCCGATGAAGGTGATCCAGAAATGCGCGCGGCCCAGCGTGTCATTCAGCATGCGGCCCGTCACCTTCGGATACCAGTGGTAGAGCCCGCCAAACACCACCAGGATCGGCGACACGCCCATCACCATGTGGAAGTGCGCGACCACGAAGTACGTGTTGGACAGCGGAATATCCACGCTCACGTTGCCGAGGAAGAGGCCGGTGAGCCCGCCGATCACGAACGTGCTGATGAAGCCGATGGCAAACAGCATGGGCACGGTCAGGTGGATATCGCCGCGCCACAGCGTGAGCACCCAGTTGTAGACCTTGAGCGCGGTCGGGATGGCGATGATGAGCGTGGTGGTGGCAAAGAAGAAACCAAAGTACGGGTTCATGCCCGCCACGAACATGTGATGCGCCCAGACGACGAACGACAACGCACCGATGATCACAATGGCCCACACCATCATCCGGTAGCCGAAGATGTTCTTGCGCGCGTGCGTGCTGATGAGGTCCGACACGATGCCGAAGGCCGGCAGCGCAACGATGTACACCTCTGGATGCCCGAAGAACCAGAACAGGTGCTGGAACAGCAGCGGGCTGCCGCCGGCATGCTGGAGTGTTTGCCCCATCGACACGACCGCCGGGATGAAGAAGCTCGTGCCCAGTGTCTTGTCGAGCAGCATCATGATGGCCGACACGAACAGCGCCGGGAACGCGAGCAGCGCCAGCACGGTCGCAGTGAAGATGCCCCACACCGTGAGCGGCATGCGCATCAGCGTCATGCCTCGGGTGCGCGCCTGCAGCGTGGTCGTCACGTAGTTGAGCCCGCCCATGGTGGCCGCGACGATGAAGATCGCCAGCGACACCAGCATCAGCACGATGCCCCACTCGGTGCCCGGTGTGCCCGGCAAGATGGCCTGCGGGGGATACAGCGTCCAGCCCGCGCCCGTCGGCCCGCCGGGCACGAAGAAGCTTGCCACCAGCACCAGCACAGCCAGCAGGTAGACCCAGTAGCTGAGCATGTTCAGGAACGGAAACACCATGTCGCGCGCACCCAGCATCAGCGGGATCAGGTAATTGCCGAAGCCACCCAGGAACAGTGCCGTGAGCAGGTAGATCACCATGATCATCCCGTGCATGGTGACGAACTGGTAGTAGTGGTTGGCGTCGATGAAGGCGAACTTGCCCGGAAAGCCCAACTGCAGCCGCATCAGGTTCGACAGCACGAGCCCCACCAGCCCGATGGCGATGGCCGTGAGCGAGTACTGCACCGCGATGACCTTGTGGTCCTGGCTCCAGACGTAGCGTGTCCAGAAACTCGAGGGTTCGTGACCCTGGCCGTCGTGGTCGGTGTGGGCGTAGGACATGGAGTCTCCTCGCTACGGTTTGGCCGCGGTGGCTGCAGCGTCGCTGCTCTGCGCCTTGATGTAGGCCACCAGTGCCGAGAGTTCCTGCTCGCTCAGATCGAAGTTCGGCATGATCGGCGCGAAGCCCTTCACCACACGCGCTTTCGGATCTCGAATGAAGGCGCGCAGGTAGGCCTCATCGGCCACAGCGGTCGAGCCGTCGGCCATGGTCTGCGTGGAGCCATACAAGCCTTTCCACGTGGGGCCGACGCCAGGGCTGCCGTTGACCGTGTGGCAGGCGACGCAGCCCTTGGCCTGCGCGAGTGTCTTGCCCTGGTCGGCCAGTGCCTGCGCGCTGCCACCAGCCGCTGTTTGCCCGGCCGATGCGGCTGGCACCTTGGCTTGCTGCCGCTGCTCAAGCGTCGGCTGCTGTGCCAGCCAGCGTGCGAACGACGCTTCGTCTTCCACCACCACCACACCGCGCATGTTGGAGTGGCCGATACCGCAAAGCTGCGCGCATAGGATGTCGTACCGGCCCGCCTTGGTGGGCGTGAACCAGAACGTGGTGATCATGCCCGGCACCATGTTCATCCGCGCCCGGAACGGCGGCACATAAAAGTCGTGCAGCACATCGCGCGAGCGTGTCAGTACCTGGATGGGGCGGTTCAGCGGCAGGTGCACTTCGGGTGCATCGATCAGGTGGTTGTCGCGCCCGTTCGGGTCCGCCGGGTTCAGGCCAAACGGGTTGTCGTCGCTGATGTACTTCACGTCGGTTGTGCCGAGCTTGCCGCCTGCGCCGGCAAAGCGGAAGCGCCATTGCCACTGCTGGCCGAGCACCTCCATCTGCAGCGCGTTGGCAGGGGGGCGCACGTAGTCGGCGTAGACGAACAGGCCCGGCGCCAGCAGCGCCGCCACGCCCACGGAGGTGATGCCGATTAGCCACCATTCCAGGCGGCGGTTGTGCGGTTCGTACGTGGCGCGATGGCCGTCACGATGACGGTAGCGCACGAGTGCCGCAACGATGAAGAGGTTGATGGCGATGAACAGCGCGCCGGTGATGATGATGGTGATCGTGAGCGTGTCGTCCATGCGCACCCAGTTGGATGCGATTGGCGTGATCCACCACGGGCTGACAAAGTGAAACCCCACCGCCAGCACGACGATCAGCACAAGCGCAATCGCAAGGGCCATGGGCACCTCCCGCCGAGGGTGATCCTCAACACGCTAAAGACAGGCTAGGTCGCCCATCTGGATCGTGCAAGGCAACGAAAGGAGGACGCGCGCCCGGCATGCGGATTGCGCCAACACACGTTTTGCGTGTTGCGATGCAATGCAAAACGGCCGCCTCCGGCATGTCGTGCCGCAGGCGGCCGTCTCCTGATGGCGCCGGGTGTCTTGCGGCGCCGCAGGAAAAAACGGCGCGTCAGTGCATCGTTTCCTGGGCGCGCCGCTCCAGCATGCCGTACGTGACGGCGGTCACCGCGCCAAACAGCAGGTTCGCCAGCAATGGCCCGGAGCCGCGTTCCGATGCAAACCACGGAAACACTGCCGTCATGCCGTAGAAGTTGACGACGTACGCGACGATCCCAAAGGCCAGCCCGATGGCGGCGAGCATGCCCATGCTCGAATCGAAGTGGAACGGCGCGATGATGGCCCCGAGAATCATCCCCATGATGGCGCCCAGCACGAAGTGCAGCACCAACGCTGTCGCCACGATGCCGAAGCTGAACAGCGACATCTGCTCAAGCGCCCCCTGGCCCATGATCATGGCCGCGATCTTGTGCGTCGGGCGCCAAGGGCTTTCATTGAGCACCATGGTCGACCAGAAGAACTCCAGCACGATGACCAGTGCTCCGCCCACGATGCCCGCCACGCTCGCAGCCAGCCAGTCGGGCATGCGGCGTTCCCAATGATGCGATTGCATATGCAGTTCCATACGAACCTCCTGCTGA contains the following coding sequences:
- a CDS encoding type II toxin-antitoxin system RelE/ParE family toxin, whose translation is MIELKQTETFRKWRTKLKDERARAAIALRLARLGYGHVGDAEPVGQGISELRIHYGPGYRIYFHQRGSTIVILLCGGDKSTQAKDINTAKRLAAQWSE
- a CDS encoding cystathionine gamma-synthase family protein, which encodes MTGLTTALLHADREAGSEHYAVHKPLHTSTTYGYTDTRELIDVFQGKPGYTYARQGNPTTAALEAKITMMEGGLATACFATGMAGIVAVFSTLLRAGDHVVSSAFLFGNTNSVFETLRHMGVEVTFVDATSAQAVADAVQPNTRLVFVETIANPRTQVADLKGIGDICKARGLLYVIDSTMTSPWLFRGRDAQASLVVHSLSKYIGGHGNALGGAVVDTGLFDWTTYPNIFPAYRKAKPEMQGIQQIRKKGLRDQGATLIADAAHRIAVGAETMALRVDRTCSNALALARTLAAHPKVARVYYPGLPEHPEHARATELFRHYGGLLSFELVEGADYVEMLNHLRFAVRATHLGDTRTLVIPVAPTIYWEMGAERRASMGIADSLVRVSVGIEDEADLLADFTQALDAITVQA
- a CDS encoding MFS transporter → MEKTLAPADLRPLAQPNDDALFTKVNWHLLPLLITCYVIAYLDRINIGFAQLQMKHALPFSDAVYAAGAGIFFVGYFLFEVPSNLILERIGARKTLLRIMVCWGLCAAAMIFVQTPMQFYALRFALGAFEAGFFPGVILYLTYWYPSSRRAKAISTFMVALPIAGIIAGPASGWLMKFMDGVLDLHGWQWLFVVHGLPAPLLGIVAYFTLKDRPEDAAWLTQGEKHTLRRLLSQDTTRAGHGALGSLLRDPKVYLLSLTYFLFLGASYAVVFWTPTLIKSWGVADVFVVGLLAGIPAVVGAASMVLVGRSSDRHQERRRHFACMALLAALGLFLTIFAKGHLVWSIVALAVVAVGKSSTTPLFFAAVSEYVPRKTAAGGIALISSLGNLGPSVMPSITTWITGATGSPVPGLAFVMALYLCAAALLMRVLRHKPAYA
- a CDS encoding cytochrome C oxidase subunit IV family protein, whose translation is MDHTDAAHGHEASAAAHGQQHPIGIYLKIWGLLFVLSTLSYLVDYFRVEGLTRWTLIIVLMVAKAGLIVSVFMHMVWERLALVYAILMPPLALLVLMVLMAAEAHHTFGMRALFFH
- a CDS encoding heme-copper oxidase subunit III family protein produces the protein MSTPTLPTDSAKALPEGWPGIVTDWSGDRETFKVPWGKAMMWIFLLSDTFVFSSFLIGYMTVRMSTTVPWPDPSKVFGLSVGGVEVPLLLIAIMTFVLISSSGTMAMAVNFGYRRDAKRAALLMLATALLGAAFVSMQAFEWTKLIVHEGIRPWGNPLGAAQFGACFFMITGFHGFHVTCGVIYLLVIARKILQPGFAEQGNFQIVEIAGLYWHFVDLVWVFIFALFYLW
- a CDS encoding cytochrome c oxidase subunit 3; translated protein: MTTLPRHFVPDASPVLPSAGQDVEKTGLRVFMGVVTALFSLLILAYAMRMREADWMPVPHPVLLWWNTGALALASAAMELARRTASRRTVWLLAGGALAALFVFGQWNAWQQLSASGQGVAANPSNSFLYVFTGLHAAHVIGGLVVLVVTIARLRGNMDRTQRAVALCTTYWHFLLAVWLVLLAAMWWITPAFVTAICGPLTGATP
- the ctaD gene encoding cytochrome c oxidase subunit I encodes the protein MSYAHTDHDGQGHEPSSFWTRYVWSQDHKVIAVQYSLTAIAIGLVGLVLSNLMRLQLGFPGKFAFIDANHYYQFVTMHGMIMVIYLLTALFLGGFGNYLIPLMLGARDMVFPFLNMLSYWVYLLAVLVLVASFFVPGGPTGAGWTLYPPQAILPGTPGTEWGIVLMLVSLAIFIVAATMGGLNYVTTTLQARTRGMTLMRMPLTVWGIFTATVLALLAFPALFVSAIMMLLDKTLGTSFFIPAVVSMGQTLQHAGGSPLLFQHLFWFFGHPEVYIVALPAFGIVSDLISTHARKNIFGYRMMVWAIVIIGALSFVVWAHHMFVAGMNPYFGFFFATTTLIIAIPTALKVYNWVLTLWRGDIHLTVPMLFAIGFISTFVIGGLTGLFLGNVSVDIPLSNTYFVVAHFHMVMGVSPILVVFGGLYHWYPKVTGRMLNDTLGRAHFWITFIGTYLIYFPMHYLGVLGMPRRYYAYEGYSFIPPSAQTLNTFISIIAFIVGAAQLLFLINLAWSLVRGKQAGGNPWRATTLEWQTPQTPPVHGNWGATLPVVYRWAYEYSPPNRAEDFVPQNEPPTGAPETEADILHAGGVRA
- a CDS encoding cytochrome c oxidase subunit II gives rise to the protein MALAIALVLIVVLAVGFHFVSPWWITPIASNWVRMDDTLTITIIITGALFIAINLFIVAALVRYRHRDGHRATYEPHNRRLEWWLIGITSVGVAALLAPGLFVYADYVRPPANALQMEVLGQQWQWRFRFAGAGGKLGTTDVKYISDDNPFGLNPADPNGRDNHLIDAPEVHLPLNRPIQVLTRSRDVLHDFYVPPFRARMNMVPGMITTFWFTPTKAGRYDILCAQLCGIGHSNMRGVVVVEDEASFARWLAQQPTLEQRQQAKVPAASAGQTAAGGSAQALADQGKTLAQAKGCVACHTVNGSPGVGPTWKGLYGSTQTMADGSTAVADEAYLRAFIRDPKARVVKGFAPIMPNFDLSEQELSALVAYIKAQSSDAAATAAKP